AATCTCGGCGCCGTGTTTCGCCTGAACCGCAACGTGGATCTCACCCTCGGCTACGAGCGAGGCAAGGTCGCCACCGCCGCGTTGAACCTGCACGCCAACCTGGCGACCCACGTCGATCCGCCGAAGTCGTTCGATCCGCCGCCCGAACCGGTCTCCTTCACCTCGACCCCCGTGGAAGCACCTCCGGACAGGCGTCCCCCGGAGCAGGTCGATTGGCAAGACGTGGCCAGGCGCCTCGGCGCCAACGCGGGCATCGACGTGAGCAGCATCCGTCGTCGCGGTTCGGAACTGGTCATCCACGGACAGCAGAACCGGTTCTTCTACACCTCCGAAGGGGTGGGCCGCGCGACGCGTATCGTGGACAACCGCCTCGACGGCAGCGTCGACTGGGTCACCGTCTCCGCCGAACGCAACGGGCTGAATACGGTGGATACCAGCGTGCATCGGCCGAAGTTCATCGAGCTTCTCGATCACCGCATCGACCTGCCGACCTTCCGGCGCAGCGTCGAGCAGGACCCCGTGACCGCCCGCGACGAGGAGATCCTTTACCGGGCCCCGTTGAAGCGGCTGACGGGCGGCGTGTCGCTGGGTTACCAGCAGAACGTCGGCGGCCCGGACGCTTTCGTGCTCTACCAGGTCTACGGCGCGGGTTCGGCCACGTTCAACATCACCCGCAACCTGTGGCTCGACGGCGTGCTCGCGGTGAACATCAAGAACAACTACGACCAGTTCAGGTACGACGCGCCGAGCAGGTTGCCACGCGTGCGTACGGACATCCGCAAATACCTCACCAGTTCCGACGTGACGCTACCCAATTTTCAGCTCACCGGCACGCGTCACCTGGGGCAGGACCTCTACGGCCTGGCTTATGCCGGCCTGCTGGAAGACATGTACGCGGGCGCGGGCGGCGAGGTGCTTTACCGTCCCTTCGGCGAACGCTGGGCCTTCGGTGCCGACCTGAACTGGGTGCGGCAACGCGGATTCAAGCAGGATTTCTCGCTGCGCCATTACCACGTCATCACGGGGCAGGCGACGGGCTACCTCGATACCGGCTTCCACAACGTGACGGTGGCGGTGAGCGTCGGCCGCTACCTGGCCGGCGATTGGGGTACCACCATCGACGTGTCGCGGCAGTTCGCCAATGGCGCGCGGATGGGAGCGTATGCCACGGTGACCAACAAGTCCGGCGCGGCGGGGTATGGCGAAGGCAGTTTCGACAAGGGCATCTACGTGTCGATTCCGTTCGACATGCTGTTGCCCAGCTCGACGCGCAATCGCGCG
This window of the Luteibacter aegosomatis genome carries:
- a CDS encoding YjbH domain-containing protein encodes the protein MAASAQETYTQSDFGGVGLLQSPTARMAQEGEFSFVLSRATPYTNYNVSLQPIPWLEASFRYTNVSNRLYGPRSLSGDQTYKDKSIDVKVRLWQETRWWPAVSVGTRDIGGTGLFSSEYIVTSKRVGPLDFSLGLAWGYIGNRGDIANPLNVISDRFRTRPSNGTQTGALSINKFLRGRPGFFGGVEYRSPWEWLVLKAELDGNDYKHQPQKNNQPQRWPVNLGAVFRLNRNVDLTLGYERGKVATAALNLHANLATHVDPPKSFDPPPEPVSFTSTPVEAPPDRRPPEQVDWQDVARRLGANAGIDVSSIRRRGSELVIHGQQNRFFYTSEGVGRATRIVDNRLDGSVDWVTVSAERNGLNTVDTSVHRPKFIELLDHRIDLPTFRRSVEQDPVTARDEEILYRAPLKRLTGGVSLGYQQNVGGPDAFVLYQVYGAGSATFNITRNLWLDGVLAVNIKNNYDQFRYDAPSRLPRVRTDIRKYLTSSDVTLPNFQLTGTRHLGQDLYGLAYAGLLEDMYAGAGGEVLYRPFGERWAFGADLNWVRQRGFKQDFSLRHYHVITGQATGYLDTGFHNVTVAVSVGRYLAGDWGTTIDVSRQFANGARMGAYATVTNKSGAAGYGEGSFDKGIYVSIPFDMLLPSSTRNRATLLWQPLQRDGGARLNKRYTLYTLTNDLDGDLFDKNLGKITQ